In Gemmatimonadales bacterium, a genomic segment contains:
- a CDS encoding (2Fe-2S)-binding protein, which produces MKLVLNGAPVDVAAPPMKRLLDVLREECGLTGTKEGCGEGECGACTVLVDGEPVCSCLVPFAQVRECEVRTIEDLQGAHPLQEAFIREGGAQCGMCTPGMIMAALALGPKPSLEKIRVGLAGNLCRCTGYEAIYRAVLTAGNGRPAPEGTSA; this is translated from the coding sequence ATGAAGCTGGTCCTCAACGGCGCGCCGGTGGACGTCGCCGCACCGCCGATGAAGCGGCTGCTCGACGTGCTGCGCGAGGAGTGCGGGCTCACCGGAACGAAGGAAGGGTGCGGCGAAGGGGAGTGCGGGGCCTGCACGGTGCTGGTTGACGGCGAGCCGGTGTGCTCGTGCCTCGTGCCGTTCGCGCAGGTGCGAGAGTGCGAGGTTCGGACGATCGAGGACCTCCAGGGCGCCCATCCGCTCCAGGAAGCCTTCATCCGCGAGGGCGGGGCGCAGTGCGGCATGTGCACGCCGGGGATGATCATGGCGGCGCTCGCCCTGGGCCCCAAGCCTTCGCTCGAGAAGATCCGCGTCGGGCTGGCCGGGAACCTGTGCCGCTGCACCGGCTACGAGGCGATCTACCGCGCGGTCCTGACGGCCGGGAACGGACGCCCCGCGCCCGAGGGTACGAGCGCGTGA
- a CDS encoding xanthine dehydrogenase family protein molybdopterin-binding subunit encodes MSVVGQSVPRKDGPAKVAGSAKYVDDITFPGMLHGRTIRATIPCGRIRGIRLDFDITGFTIVDHRDIPGHNSVVSVEDDQPCLVEREVRHSGEAILLLAHPDREKLLGAKVQIDYEPATPLFDPQLSTTDHKRIVIEKGDLAKGFAKADLVVEGEYRTGHQEHVYIETNGFIAVPEGGGVTVHGSLQCPYYVHQALTHLLGMPNDKVRVIQTEPGGGFGGKEEYPSMIAGHAALLALKAGRPVKIVYDRAEDMWATTKRHPSIVRHRTGVMKDGRIVAMEVDVLLDGGAYVTLSPVVLSRGCIHAAGPYRCPNVRIEGRAVFTNTNPNGAFRGFGAPQTQFAVEVHMDRIAEQLGMDAVRLREINALRPGDTSATGQTMRNDCSALMVLKEAVKRSGYRRKRRAWQGTNRGIGLALFYHGCGFTGSGETRLASKCSLATTEHGVLILVASTEIGQGTRTMHAQIVADTLGIPYELVDVAVPDTAIVPDSGPTVASRTCMVVGRILERCAKEMKEQLGGLQPAEHFRRHGPMLITKQYEPPPGIAWNETTYRGDAYATYSWACDVAEVELDPVTYEVKTKRMTIVHEFGRPIHPVMARGQIEGGTAQGVGFAVLEHVVMKDGAMANAQLTNYTIPTTLDTPRMDVVMLENPYPHGPFGAKGVGELPMDGPAPAIVNAVRHIGLDLREVPAIPEKVMEAAAARGSAA; translated from the coding sequence GTGTCCGTTGTCGGTCAGAGCGTTCCCCGGAAGGACGGCCCCGCGAAGGTCGCCGGCTCCGCCAAGTACGTGGACGACATCACGTTCCCGGGCATGCTCCACGGGCGCACCATCCGCGCCACCATCCCCTGCGGCCGCATCCGCGGGATCCGCCTCGACTTCGATATCACCGGCTTCACCATCGTGGACCACCGCGACATCCCCGGGCACAACTCCGTGGTCTCGGTGGAGGACGACCAGCCCTGTCTGGTCGAGCGCGAAGTGCGCCACTCCGGCGAGGCGATCCTGCTGTTGGCACACCCGGACCGCGAGAAGCTGCTGGGAGCGAAGGTCCAGATCGACTACGAGCCGGCAACGCCCCTCTTCGACCCTCAACTTTCGACCACCGACCACAAGCGCATCGTGATCGAGAAGGGCGACCTGGCGAAGGGCTTCGCCAAGGCCGATCTGGTCGTCGAAGGCGAGTACCGCACCGGCCACCAGGAACACGTGTACATCGAAACGAACGGCTTCATCGCCGTGCCGGAAGGCGGCGGGGTCACGGTGCACGGCTCGCTCCAGTGCCCCTACTACGTGCACCAGGCGCTCACTCACCTGCTCGGCATGCCTAACGACAAGGTGCGGGTGATCCAGACCGAGCCCGGCGGCGGGTTCGGAGGCAAAGAGGAGTACCCGTCCATGATCGCCGGGCACGCGGCGCTGCTCGCGCTCAAGGCAGGGCGCCCCGTGAAGATCGTGTACGACCGCGCCGAAGACATGTGGGCCACCACCAAACGCCACCCCTCGATCGTGCGGCACCGGACCGGCGTCATGAAGGATGGGCGCATCGTGGCGATGGAAGTGGACGTCCTGCTGGACGGCGGCGCCTACGTGACCTTGAGCCCGGTCGTGCTCTCGCGCGGGTGCATCCACGCCGCCGGCCCGTACCGCTGCCCCAACGTGCGCATCGAGGGCCGGGCGGTGTTCACCAACACCAACCCGAACGGCGCGTTCCGCGGCTTCGGCGCGCCGCAGACCCAGTTCGCGGTGGAGGTGCACATGGACCGCATCGCCGAGCAGCTCGGGATGGACGCGGTGCGGCTCAGAGAGATCAACGCGCTCCGCCCCGGCGACACGTCGGCCACCGGTCAGACGATGCGGAATGACTGCAGCGCGCTCATGGTCCTGAAGGAGGCGGTGAAGCGCTCGGGCTATCGCCGCAAGCGGCGCGCGTGGCAGGGGACCAACCGGGGGATCGGACTGGCGCTCTTCTACCACGGCTGCGGCTTCACGGGTTCCGGCGAAACGCGCCTCGCGTCGAAGTGCTCCCTGGCGACCACCGAACACGGCGTGCTGATCCTGGTCGCGAGCACCGAGATCGGCCAGGGCACGCGGACGATGCACGCGCAGATCGTGGCCGACACGCTCGGCATCCCGTACGAACTCGTGGACGTGGCCGTACCGGACACCGCGATCGTCCCCGACAGCGGTCCCACTGTCGCCTCGCGCACCTGCATGGTGGTGGGCCGGATCCTGGAGCGCTGCGCCAAGGAGATGAAGGAGCAACTGGGCGGCCTCCAGCCGGCCGAGCATTTCCGGCGGCATGGTCCGATGTTGATCACCAAGCAGTACGAACCGCCGCCGGGTATCGCCTGGAACGAAACGACCTACCGTGGCGACGCCTACGCCACGTACTCGTGGGCCTGCGACGTCGCCGAAGTGGAGTTGGACCCGGTCACGTACGAAGTGAAGACGAAGCGGATGACGATCGTGCACGAGTTCGGCCGGCCCATCCATCCGGTGATGGCCCGCGGCCAGATCGAGGGCGGCACGGCCCAGGGCGTGGGCTTCGCCGTGCTGGAACACGTGGTGATGAAGGACGGAGCGATGGCGAACGCGCAGCTCACGAACTATACGATCCCCACCACGCTCGACACCCCGCGCATGGACGTCGTGATGCTGGAGAACCCGTACCCCCATGGTCCTTTCGGCGCCAAGGGAGTGGGCGAGCTCCCGATGGACGGCCCCGCGCCGGCGATCGTCAACGCCGTCCGGCACATCGGCCTCGACCTCCGCGAGGTCCCGGCGATACCCGAGAAGGTCATGGAGGCAGCCGCCGCGAGGGGATCGGCCGCATGA
- a CDS encoding glycine betaine ABC transporter substrate-binding protein, translating to MMRRSVLVALVVVSACGWGGDRIVVGSKNFTESDILGEIVAQQIERRTALTVERRFHLGGTFVCHQALTAGQIDLYVEYSGTALVAILEQPVITDPDTAFAKVRGLYSRRFGADWLPPLGFNNTFAMIVRANDAAGISTVSQAALRPRPWRGGFGYEFMERADGFAGLQRAYGLPFAGPPRVMDLGLTYRALADSQVDMIAGNSTDGQIEALHLVALEDDRHYFPPYQAAPVVRVETLRRHPEVGAALRELAGRIDDATMRRLNYLADVRHRDIVAVAREFLATLP from the coding sequence ATGATGCGAAGGTCGGTACTGGTGGCGCTCGTCGTGGTCTCGGCATGTGGGTGGGGCGGCGACCGCATCGTGGTGGGATCGAAGAATTTCACCGAGTCGGACATCCTGGGCGAGATCGTCGCGCAGCAGATCGAGCGGCGTACGGCGCTCACTGTCGAGCGGCGGTTCCACCTGGGCGGGACGTTCGTGTGCCATCAGGCACTCACGGCCGGCCAGATCGACCTGTACGTCGAGTACAGCGGCACTGCGCTCGTTGCGATCCTCGAGCAGCCCGTCATCACGGACCCCGACACGGCGTTCGCGAAGGTCCGCGGCCTCTACTCGCGGCGATTCGGTGCCGACTGGCTCCCGCCGCTCGGCTTCAACAACACCTTCGCGATGATAGTCCGGGCGAACGATGCGGCTGGGATCAGCACGGTTTCCCAGGCGGCGCTGCGGCCAAGGCCGTGGCGCGGCGGCTTCGGCTACGAATTCATGGAGCGCGCCGACGGGTTCGCCGGCCTCCAGAGAGCATACGGCCTCCCGTTCGCAGGCCCACCGCGGGTGATGGACCTCGGACTGACGTATCGCGCCCTCGCCGACAGCCAGGTCGACATGATCGCCGGGAACTCCACCGACGGGCAGATCGAGGCGCTGCACCTCGTGGCACTGGAGGACGACCGGCACTACTTCCCACCCTACCAGGCCGCGCCGGTCGTACGAGTCGAGACGCTGCGGCGCCATCCCGAGGTCGGCGCCGCGCTGCGGGAGCTGGCGGGCCGGATCGACGACGCCACGATGCGGCGGCTCAACTACCTCGCGGACGTGCGGCACCGGGACATAGTGGCGGTGGCGCGCGAGTTCCTGGCCACACTCCCCTGA
- a CDS encoding ABC transporter permease: MSLLDFLSRNRAEVLHLAGQHLLIVVAATGAAVLVGVPLGVLLARRPSLSGPVLGAANVLQTIPSLALFGFLIPLPFLGGIGARTAIVALIVYALLPIIRNTYTGIRGIDPAVREAALGMGMTDMEILRQVEMPLAMGVIMAGIRVATVVGIGIATIAAAVGAGGLGVYIFRGVAMVNDTLILAGALPAALMALVADFVLGRLEKVLTPRGMR, from the coding sequence GTGAGCCTGCTCGACTTCCTCTCCCGGAACCGCGCGGAGGTGCTGCACCTCGCCGGCCAGCACCTGCTCATCGTGGTCGCCGCGACCGGCGCCGCCGTCCTGGTGGGCGTGCCGCTCGGAGTGCTGCTGGCCAGGCGGCCCTCGCTGAGCGGCCCGGTGCTGGGCGCCGCCAACGTCCTCCAGACGATCCCGAGCCTCGCGCTGTTCGGCTTCCTCATCCCCCTGCCTTTCCTGGGAGGGATCGGCGCGCGGACGGCGATCGTTGCGCTGATCGTCTACGCGCTCCTGCCGATCATCCGCAATACCTACACGGGGATCCGCGGCATCGATCCGGCGGTGCGCGAGGCCGCGCTCGGCATGGGGATGACCGATATGGAGATCCTCCGCCAGGTGGAGATGCCGCTCGCGATGGGCGTCATCATGGCCGGGATCCGGGTGGCCACGGTCGTGGGGATCGGAATCGCCACGATCGCGGCGGCGGTGGGCGCCGGCGGTCTGGGCGTGTACATCTTCCGCGGGGTGGCCATGGTGAACGACACGCTCATACTTGCCGGGGCGCTGCCGGCGGCGCTGATGGCGCTGGTCGCGGATTTCGTATTGGGGCGCTTGGAGAAGGTGTTGACGCCGAGAGGGATGAGGTGA
- a CDS encoding ATP-binding cassette domain-containing protein, with amino-acid sequence MCAAPEGAVAEPVVSLRGVAVRLGGHDAVRDLTLDVRRGETLVLLGRSGSGKTTTLKLINALRRPTAGDVLVEGRSTRDWEPHRLRRRIGYVIQETGLFPHFTVERNVGLVPALERWEPARTRGRVREMLTLVGLDADRYSARFPHELSGGQRQRVGIARALAADPPLLLLDEPFGALDPLTRAELQREFADLAGRLGKTMVFVTHDVREAVRLGSRLALFAEGRVVFLGTPPEFRGAEHPEARAFAAVLAS; translated from the coding sequence GTGTGCGCCGCGCCTGAGGGGGCCGTAGCAGAACCCGTCGTCTCGCTGCGGGGCGTCGCCGTCCGGCTGGGCGGGCACGACGCCGTGCGCGACCTCACGCTCGACGTCCGCCGGGGGGAGACCCTCGTCCTGTTGGGCCGCAGCGGCTCCGGCAAGACCACCACGCTCAAGCTCATCAACGCCCTCCGGAGGCCGACGGCCGGCGACGTGCTCGTCGAAGGCCGGTCCACCCGCGACTGGGAGCCTCACCGGCTGCGGCGGCGCATCGGCTACGTGATCCAGGAAACCGGGCTCTTCCCGCACTTCACGGTGGAGCGCAACGTCGGCCTGGTGCCGGCGCTTGAACGGTGGGAGCCCGCGCGGACCCGCGGGCGAGTGCGGGAGATGCTAACGCTCGTGGGACTCGACGCCGATCGCTACTCGGCGCGGTTCCCGCACGAGTTGTCCGGCGGCCAGCGGCAGCGGGTGGGAATCGCCCGGGCTCTCGCCGCCGACCCGCCGCTCCTGCTGCTCGACGAACCGTTCGGCGCCCTCGATCCGCTCACCCGTGCCGAGCTTCAGCGGGAATTCGCGGACCTCGCGGGGCGACTCGGCAAGACGATGGTGTTCGTGACGCACGACGTGCGCGAGGCGGTCCGCCTCGGCTCGCGGCTCGCGCTGTTCGCCGAGGGCCGCGTCGTGTTCCTCGGGACGCCACCCGAATTCCGCGGCGCCGAGCATCCGGAGGCGCGGGCCTTCGCCGCGGTGCTCGCGTCGTGA
- a CDS encoding SUMF1/EgtB/PvdO family nonheme iron enzyme, which produces MTAVLASDTSLRERLEAAWERSDSIFALLTDQALLARPIALRQPFIFYVGHLPAFGWNQVWRGVLGREPFDPAFDALFQRGIDPVGVDAYEPANPADWPPPAQVLAYRDRVRDAIRAAFGDVAALEGRDVLADRGRIWQIVIEHELMHHETLLYMIQQLPPALKLKPRDLPAYRTQGAAANGDVPVPGGAVTLGADFERTQFGWDNEFPEHHTRVASLTMDRTPVRNTEYLEFMEAGGYERAELWAEDDWAWRLRVGHDHPTFWVRGGAGWRYRTLFDELPLDQVADWPVYVSWAEAKAYAQWKGAALPTEAELHRAAYGTQDGGSRAYPWGDTAPAPEHGNFGFRNWAPTPVGAHPAGASAWGVLDLVGNGWEWTESRFGPFPGFKAYARTYAGYSADFFDDQHYVMLGASYATDPALVRRSFRNWFQPHYPYVFAKFRCVRRA; this is translated from the coding sequence ATGACGGCCGTGCTCGCGTCCGACACCTCCCTCCGCGAGCGGCTCGAGGCCGCATGGGAGCGCTCCGACAGTATCTTCGCATTGCTCACCGACCAGGCACTGCTCGCGCGGCCGATCGCCCTCCGACAGCCATTCATTTTCTACGTGGGCCATCTCCCCGCGTTCGGATGGAACCAGGTGTGGCGCGGGGTGCTCGGCCGCGAGCCCTTCGACCCGGCCTTCGACGCGCTGTTCCAGCGCGGAATCGATCCCGTGGGAGTGGATGCCTACGAGCCCGCTAACCCCGCCGACTGGCCCCCGCCGGCGCAGGTGCTGGCGTACCGCGACCGGGTGCGTGACGCGATACGTGCCGCGTTCGGCGACGTGGCGGCGCTCGAGGGGCGGGACGTGCTCGCCGACCGCGGGCGGATCTGGCAGATCGTGATCGAGCATGAACTGATGCACCATGAGACTCTCCTCTACATGATCCAGCAGCTGCCACCGGCGCTGAAGCTGAAGCCGCGCGATCTCCCGGCGTACCGGACCCAAGGGGCGGCAGCCAACGGCGACGTCCCGGTCCCAGGCGGTGCGGTGACGCTCGGCGCCGACTTCGAGCGGACTCAGTTCGGCTGGGACAACGAGTTCCCCGAGCACCACACGCGCGTCGCGTCGCTGACCATGGACCGAACGCCGGTACGAAACACCGAGTACCTCGAATTCATGGAAGCGGGCGGGTACGAGCGCGCGGAGCTCTGGGCCGAAGACGACTGGGCGTGGCGGTTGCGCGTGGGGCACGATCATCCGACGTTCTGGGTCCGGGGCGGCGCAGGATGGCGCTACCGCACCCTCTTCGACGAGCTGCCGCTGGATCAGGTCGCCGATTGGCCGGTGTACGTGAGCTGGGCGGAGGCGAAAGCGTACGCGCAGTGGAAGGGGGCCGCGCTGCCGACGGAGGCCGAGCTGCACCGCGCGGCGTATGGAACGCAGGACGGAGGCTCGCGCGCCTATCCGTGGGGAGACACCGCGCCTGCCCCGGAGCACGGGAACTTCGGTTTTCGAAACTGGGCGCCGACGCCGGTGGGCGCGCACCCGGCGGGCGCGAGCGCCTGGGGCGTGCTCGACCTCGTCGGTAACGGGTGGGAGTGGACGGAGAGCCGGTTCGGGCCGTTCCCCGGATTCAAGGCCTATGCGCGCACCTACGCCGGGTACTCGGCCGATTTCTTCGACGACCAGCACTACGTGATGCTCGGTGCGTCGTACGCGACCGACCCGGCACTGGTGCGCCGCAGCTTCCGCAACTGGTTCCAGCCGCACTATCCATACGTGTTCGCCAAGTTCCGGTGTGTGCGCCGCGCCTGA
- the egtD gene encoding L-histidine N(alpha)-methyltransferase, whose product MAEVPAPVEAARRNGARTERMAAEVRAGLMAPRPWLPSKYFYDDRGSRLFEAITALPEYYQTRTEERLLETIAAEVVERVRPSEIVELGSGAGRKIGLLLDSMTRAKRQARCRLFDINASFVAESVRRLAARYPAVDVRGLVGDFTEDLSALGPGGGRLAVLFAGTIGNLHPDEVPAFLSRVSAQLAPGDGFLVGVDLVKDPVRLEAAYNDTAGVTAEFNRNILRHLNTELGSDFDPDAFAHVAFYDRRRAWIEMRLAATRVSHVRIPAAGLVLDFAPGDEIRTEISCKYTAESFAALLAGTGLAIERWYTDPEHLFALGLLRRMANGAAA is encoded by the coding sequence ATGGCAGAGGTTCCCGCACCGGTCGAGGCGGCTCGGCGGAACGGAGCGCGGACGGAGCGCATGGCGGCGGAGGTCCGCGCCGGCCTCATGGCGCCGCGGCCCTGGCTCCCCAGCAAGTACTTCTACGACGACCGCGGGAGCCGGCTCTTCGAGGCCATCACGGCGCTCCCCGAGTACTACCAGACGCGCACCGAAGAGCGCCTGCTGGAGACCATCGCCGCCGAGGTCGTCGAACGAGTGCGACCCTCGGAGATCGTGGAGCTCGGTTCAGGCGCCGGCCGCAAGATCGGCCTGCTGCTGGATTCGATGACGCGCGCGAAGCGGCAGGCACGCTGCCGGCTGTTCGACATCAACGCGTCGTTCGTGGCCGAGTCGGTGCGCCGCCTGGCGGCGCGCTATCCGGCGGTGGACGTCCGCGGCTTGGTGGGAGACTTCACCGAAGATCTGTCGGCCTTAGGGCCCGGCGGCGGGCGCCTCGCGGTCCTCTTCGCGGGCACTATCGGGAACCTGCATCCCGATGAGGTCCCGGCTTTCCTCTCGCGGGTCAGCGCGCAGCTGGCGCCGGGCGACGGGTTCCTGGTCGGCGTGGACCTGGTGAAGGACCCGGTGCGCCTCGAGGCCGCGTACAACGACACGGCGGGCGTCACCGCCGAGTTCAACCGCAACATCCTGCGGCACCTCAACACCGAGCTGGGCTCTGACTTCGATCCTGACGCGTTCGCGCACGTCGCCTTCTACGACCGCCGGCGCGCGTGGATCGAGATGAGGCTCGCGGCCACGCGCGTCTCGCACGTCCGCATTCCCGCTGCGGGCCTCGTCCTCGACTTCGCGCCCGGCGACGAGATCCGAACCGAGATCAGCTGCAAGTACACGGCTGAGTCGTTCGCGGCGCTGCTGGCCGGCACGGGGCTGGCGATCGAGCGGTGGTACACGGACCCGGAACACCTCTTCGCGCTGGGGCTGCTCCGCCGCATGGCGAACGGGGCGGCGGCATGA
- a CDS encoding NAD(P)H-dependent oxidoreductase: protein MPAWHLLGGKSELLARVPFTVKLERHQIAVFFHEERFRAIGNSCNHQGGPLCEGQVRGEFVMCPWHGWEYSVITGKGPEGYDEEQVPVFEVEDREDGVYVATPPVMPRKLVKHKPSHLLEGHQKPAGAPARVLGISTTAMDDANPRYSTSDSLLGHALDLARERGAETKLVRLNELKFRPCEGNYSKAARACTWPCAITERDPDDQLTVVYEGLVHWADVVLIATPIRWGSASSLYFKMIERMNCIQNQITIHNNVLIGNKVASFIITGGQDNIQAVAGGMMTFWSELGFVFPPFPFIAHSRGWDAEDMQTNVRQVKASEALRTAARELAGRAIDFWGIVDRHRAEMGKPMERAGRKAQSLVAREAATT, encoded by the coding sequence ATGCCCGCATGGCATCTCCTCGGCGGCAAGTCCGAGTTGCTGGCGCGCGTCCCGTTCACGGTCAAGCTGGAGCGCCACCAGATCGCGGTCTTCTTCCACGAGGAACGGTTCCGGGCGATCGGCAACAGCTGCAACCACCAGGGCGGACCGCTGTGCGAGGGGCAGGTTCGCGGCGAGTTCGTGATGTGCCCGTGGCACGGCTGGGAGTACAGCGTCATCACCGGCAAGGGACCCGAGGGCTACGACGAGGAGCAGGTGCCGGTCTTCGAGGTAGAGGACCGAGAGGACGGCGTCTACGTCGCCACGCCGCCCGTGATGCCCCGCAAGCTCGTCAAGCACAAGCCGTCACACCTCCTCGAGGGGCACCAAAAGCCGGCCGGCGCGCCGGCCCGGGTACTGGGCATCTCCACCACCGCGATGGACGACGCCAATCCGCGTTACTCCACATCGGACTCGCTGCTCGGCCACGCCCTGGACCTGGCCCGCGAGCGGGGCGCCGAGACGAAGCTGGTGCGCTTGAACGAGCTGAAGTTCCGTCCCTGCGAGGGGAACTACTCGAAAGCGGCGCGCGCCTGTACCTGGCCGTGCGCGATCACCGAGCGCGACCCCGATGACCAGCTCACCGTAGTGTACGAGGGCCTGGTGCACTGGGCCGACGTGGTGCTCATCGCGACGCCGATCCGGTGGGGCAGCGCCTCGTCGCTGTACTTCAAGATGATCGAGCGCATGAACTGCATCCAGAACCAGATCACCATCCACAACAACGTCCTGATCGGGAACAAGGTCGCGTCGTTCATCATCACCGGCGGGCAGGACAACATCCAGGCGGTGGCGGGCGGGATGATGACCTTCTGGTCGGAGCTGGGCTTCGTCTTCCCGCCCTTCCCATTCATCGCCCATTCGCGCGGATGGGACGCCGAGGACATGCAGACCAACGTGCGGCAGGTGAAGGCGAGCGAAGCGCTCCGCACCGCCGCGCGTGAGCTGGCGGGGCGCGCGATCGACTTCTGGGGGATCGTGGACCGCCACCGCGCAGAGATGGGCAAGCCGATGGAGCGCGCGGGCCGGAAAGCACAATCGTTGGTGGCGAGAGAGGCGGCGACGACATGA
- a CDS encoding nuclear transport factor 2 family protein, whose protein sequence is MTERMRVAKAYEKALFAGRMDEVAGYLTDDVVYWVAGAPPIGGEWRGKEAVLRAFDQREPGLGAADWGYEDLERSWYDAEDRVIVEIRERSWLKSAPSDVMDQRTCAAIRFRGEKICEMRDYTDSHLYEEFLKRHRGQLPKFAGR, encoded by the coding sequence ATGACCGAGCGCATGCGGGTAGCGAAGGCGTACGAGAAGGCGCTTTTCGCGGGGCGAATGGACGAGGTAGCGGGCTACCTCACCGACGACGTCGTGTACTGGGTCGCGGGCGCACCGCCGATCGGCGGCGAGTGGCGTGGCAAGGAGGCGGTGCTGCGCGCCTTCGACCAGCGCGAACCCGGACTGGGTGCGGCCGACTGGGGGTATGAGGACCTCGAGCGCTCGTGGTACGATGCCGAGGACCGGGTGATCGTCGAGATCCGCGAGCGCAGCTGGCTCAAGAGCGCGCCGTCCGACGTGATGGACCAGCGGACCTGCGCCGCGATCCGGTTCCGCGGAGAAAAGATCTGCGAAATGCGCGACTACACCGACTCGCACTTGTACGAGGAGTTTCTGAAGCGGCACCGCGGTCAGCTGCCGAAGTTCGCGGGGCGCTGA
- a CDS encoding S1 RNA-binding domain-containing protein: protein MTDGTPKAPDIDAIELIETLATQIPSSSSFTSASLAQQILEQTRRLHAFRSALVVGREAGAKAHEMVEAQVQEAEVGKTYQGKVKTTTAFGAFVEILPGVEGLVHISELQHGRTEKTEDVVKKGDSVTVKVLEVDEHGKMRLSRKAVLEK, encoded by the coding sequence ATGACGGACGGCACTCCAAAGGCACCCGATATCGATGCAATTGAGCTTATCGAAACGCTCGCAACCCAGATCCCGAGCTCCAGTTCCTTTACCTCGGCAAGCCTAGCCCAACAGATCCTGGAGCAAACCCGTCGGCTCCACGCCTTCCGCAGTGCCCTCGTGGTTGGCCGCGAGGCGGGCGCCAAGGCCCACGAGATGGTCGAGGCGCAGGTACAGGAGGCGGAGGTCGGGAAGACCTACCAAGGCAAGGTGAAGACGACGACGGCCTTCGGGGCGTTCGTCGAGATCTTGCCCGGGGTGGAGGGACTGGTCCACATCTCGGAGCTCCAGCACGGCCGCACCGAGAAGACCGAAGACGTCGTGAAGAAGGGCGACTCGGTCACGGTCAAGGTGCTGGAGGTCGACGAGCACGGGAAGATGAGGCTCTCGCGCAAGGCGGTGCTCGAGAAGTAG
- a CDS encoding MFS transporter — MRGRLGVIFLTVLIDLIGFGIIIPILPYYSQRFGANALGFGVLMGAFSGMQFIATALLGRWSDRVGRRPIILATTVINAAGYIMFAFAPSFGVLLIARLVSGFAGGNISAAQAYIADVTTSAERSKGMGMIGAAFGIGFTLGPAIGGIAGHYWGHTGPGLVAAGLSLGNFVLAYRILPESLREEHRTATDFWPFRHLAEAFRNARLRPLLIVWALAPFAFAGYTVALPLFANTTFGWHERDLGFLFTVIGVTAALVQGWLFGRLVRLTGDRALLILGLFGMAAGVAAVPFLSRVPVLYGWTVVLAFSQSVFSPAATGMVSVLAGPAEQGTVLGVAQSLSALGRLLGPVATGASYDRAGPMTAFVAAAAVMAIGGLVAFGVPRSNPARGSG; from the coding sequence ATGAGAGGCCGCCTCGGCGTCATCTTCCTCACGGTCCTGATAGACCTCATCGGATTCGGGATAATCATCCCCATACTGCCGTACTACTCGCAGCGGTTCGGGGCGAACGCGCTGGGGTTCGGCGTGCTGATGGGCGCGTTCTCGGGCATGCAGTTCATCGCGACCGCGCTGCTAGGCCGTTGGTCGGACCGGGTGGGGCGGCGGCCGATCATCCTCGCGACGACCGTCATCAACGCTGCCGGTTACATCATGTTCGCGTTCGCTCCCTCCTTCGGCGTGCTGCTCATCGCGCGGCTGGTCTCCGGCTTCGCGGGCGGCAACATCTCCGCGGCGCAGGCCTACATCGCCGACGTCACCACCAGCGCGGAGCGGTCGAAGGGGATGGGGATGATCGGCGCGGCCTTCGGCATCGGCTTCACGCTCGGGCCGGCGATCGGCGGCATCGCGGGACACTATTGGGGGCACACCGGCCCCGGATTGGTGGCCGCGGGGCTCTCCCTCGGGAACTTCGTGCTGGCCTACCGGATACTCCCGGAGTCGCTCAGGGAAGAGCACCGGACCGCCACCGACTTCTGGCCGTTCAGGCACCTGGCGGAGGCGTTCAGGAACGCTCGATTGCGCCCGCTCCTGATCGTGTGGGCGCTCGCGCCCTTCGCGTTCGCGGGCTACACGGTGGCGCTGCCGTTATTCGCCAACACGACCTTCGGGTGGCACGAGCGGGACCTGGGGTTCCTGTTCACCGTCATCGGGGTCACCGCGGCGCTGGTGCAGGGTTGGCTGTTCGGGCGACTGGTGCGCCTCACCGGTGACCGCGCGCTCTTGATCCTCGGTCTGTTCGGTATGGCGGCCGGCGTCGCCGCGGTGCCGTTCCTGTCTCGGGTGCCCGTGCTCTACGGCTGGACGGTCGTGCTGGCCTTCTCGCAGAGCGTGTTCTCTCCGGCGGCCACCGGCATGGTGTCCGTCCTGGCGGGCCCGGCGGAGCAGGGAACGGTCCTCGGAGTCGCGCAGTCACTCAGCGCTCTGGGGCGCCTGCTCGGCCCTGTTGCGACCGGAGCATCATACGACCGGGCCGGCCCGATGACGGCGTTCGTCGCGGCGGCGGCGGTAATGGCTATTGGCGGCTTGGTCGCGTTCGGCGTGCCGCGAAGCAATCCCGCGCGAGGCAGTGGCTGA